DNA from Prinia subflava isolate CZ2003 ecotype Zambia unplaced genomic scaffold, Cam_Psub_1.2 scaffold_53_NEW, whole genome shotgun sequence:
gattccaaaattccatttttcatgattccatgattccatgattccacgaTTCCacgattccatgattccacgattccatgattccacgattccatgattccatgattccatgattccatgattccatgattccaaaattccattttttcatgattccaaaattccattttttcatgattccatgattccatgattccacgaTTCCacgattccatgattccacgattccatgattccacgattccatgattccatgattccatgactccatgattccatgattccaaaattccattttttcatgattccatgattccatgtttccatgattccatgattccatgattccatgattccacgaatccatgattccatgattccatgattccatgactccatgtttccatgattccatgattccatgattccatgtttccatgattccatgattccatgattccatgattccacgaatccatgattccatgattccatgattccatgactccatgtttccatgattccatgattccatgattccatgattccatgatcccaaaattccattttttcatgATTCCACGATTCCACTactccatgattccatgattccgtgatcccaaaattccatttttcatgATTCCACGATTCCACTactccatgattccatgattccatgctCAGCACGAGCTCTTTGGgggctcccagctcagcccagcccgtTGTCACCTCCAGGTCAGGTCACCAGGTGCCACATTCGCCCCAACGGCCACGGGGTCAGAGGCCCCGGAGCCGCGTTGCACCAGGAGCTGGCGCAGGGGGACCTTGGGGGGTATTTTGGTCAGGTCAGTCCCTGGGCTTTGCTTTCTGGGAACCGCTTAATCAACAACACAATTATGCAACGGGTGCAAGAGCTCCGCGCTGACCCCTGCCCTAGATCCGGGGGCCGGAGCGTGCCCGGGGGCACGcggtgtgaggggctgggggtcgGATGCTCTTGCCAAGCTGGAGGTGGATTTGGGGTTCATTGGATGCTGCCTCATGCAGAGGGGTCCGGGCAGGTTTAACAGGGTTAATCCTTTTAGGGACGCCCTGCTCACGGCCTGGAATGGAGTGTGTGGGTTTTGGAGGGTGCCTCATTCATTTTTCTACTCTTTatctgctgtttgctgctgtgccacagccccgAGCGTGGCTCTGGGatctggcagggatgggggaatACGGCACAGCAGGGCAAGGAGCCTGTGGGGCACAAGGAGTGAGTCCAAAATGGGGCAGGAATCCAAATATTTGGGAGGGGGCCTGAACATTTGTAAGTGCATCACAAAatctgggatggtttggggtggaagggaccttaaagctcatcaaGTTCCATGGGCAAAGACACCTttcaccatcccaggctgctccaaaccctgtccaatGTGGCCTCAAACACTTCAGTAATGGGGTTTGAAGCCCCCACTTCAGGCATGGgacttctctgagcaacctgtgccgGTGCCTCCCCAACCTCCCAGTGAGGAATTGCTTCCCCATATCCCACCTAACTCTGTCCTctgtcagtgggaagccatCAGCCCTGATCCTGTCACTCCAGGTGGTTTAAGGAGTCGCTCTCCATCTGGGAGCATCCTTTCCTGGGAGCACGTGTGCCTGGAAGTGCCACCTCCTCCATCCTGCTCCATCCTTGCTGGAGTCTAGAACATTCCTgtggccgccctggagggtttggagaccggacagggggtctggggtctgtccaaggggctcaggcagcctcacacagagcccaggagggcactgcctctgatccctgccatggcagtgaatgcccacagtgtgtgaagaatcacaagctgacagaatttaaaataagtagtagctacTTTATTATacagtgtaaatgtagaatttaggatttttagtgtatggggttgaagagacaagatggaggaattggggagtggcccctgtgctccttgttcttgctctcgtcccccatcttgtgctgagttggattttagagattggtttagagtagaaatgaccTGTTAGCATgggtagtaggtattggtaagattttgtaaataaaaagttcattttggatggtggttgggtcaggggtacataaggtgtggggctctctgatctgtCCCGTGTGTCcactctgctggggacgccttgcaaagctgggaaagaactgagagataattaagaataaaccTTGATAACAcggactggggactcagcttgtcgtctctggctctggtgtgaaacacttagggcaaagagaagacgaaaaTCCTGATTACCTCGGGaaacagcaaccccgaggagaatctcaggggACAACAACCCTGCTCCATCCcgctcctgcctgcagccagggctcccaggCCCTGTGGGATCCGTGCTCCCAGGCCTGTGCCCACTCATTCCTCTCTGTTGACATTCCTGGGCTATTCTGGGAGCTGCCAGCGGGCCCAGCCAGCTGAGCCCTTTGCCCCTTGCTCCGTGGTTGCATCACCTCCGGTGGGTGCTTTTTCCCAGACTCTGTTTACATGGCACCTCTGGCTtggccagggccaggggctcCGTGTGGTCAAGACCTTGGAGTCGGTGCACGGCGCGGTGGGCACAGGACATGCCagagcaccagcctggcagggcgTCAAGTTCCCTggtttccctgctccagctgggctctgccaaTCCTCCAACACTGCGGCACTTTGCATCCCTATCCTGAggttcctgccctgcctcagccTGCACATCCCGCTCCAAAGAGTCCATGAAACATCTTCAGGTTGATGTGACGCTGGCTGTCACCTCCTGAAATCCTCAGGACACACGAATCCCTTTTTATTGTGTGAGGAGGAGGGGACACTGTGAGCTcaccagcccttcccagctctgcctcggGCTGAGCATGGAGCAGGCGGTCCAAGGGGTGGGCTCAGACCCCCAAACCCATCACCTGCTGGGAGTGACAAAAGCCCAGAGATGTGACAGTCCCCAGGAGCTGCGGGGTCAGCCCAGGAGCCCCTTGATCACCCCTGGGTCCTCTGTCAGCACCCAACGGGGCTGTCACTGCCACAATGGCTCGAGGGTGCCCGGGAGGacagtgcccagcctgggggcGGGTCTGTGGGATCTGAtgggcagctgagctgggatcCCTCCGGGTGCTGGGGCCCCTCCACTAGCAGGGATttgccccagccctccctccctgaaGGTTTTGGACGATCCCACTGCCCGTACTGGGGGGCTGGCTGGGGTTTCTCCTCCCCAGGGCAGATGccagggttagggttagggttaggggcaggcagagcccgttgcccacacagctctgcacattCCGGTGTTTGTGCACACCCCTATGAACCTCCCCCCGTGAGACCCCTCACCCCTCACTCGTGTCCAACCCACGCGGGCACAGCTGGCACCGGTGCTCGGCCCCCCGTGGGACTCCTCTCGCACCCCCGCCATGGATGGCGGGGACCGGGATCGGCGGAGGATGGGGGGCTGCTCGCCGACCCCCCCGCGGGGAGGCGGGGGTGGGGTGCTAATCCCGGTAATCCCCGACGGGACGGGCCGGGCAGCGGCCAAtggcggggggcgggggggcggcgggaCCGCCCCCGGCCGCAGGTGCCCAAAGCAGGCCCCGCCGCACCGCTCCCGGTACCGCTCCCACCCTGCCGCaccgctcccggtgccgctcccgccccgccgcaccgctcccggtgccgctcccgTGCCACCGACGcgctcccggtgccgctcccgTGCCATCGGCTCCGCTCCCGGTaccgctcccgccccgccgcaccgctcccggtgccgctcccgccccgccgcacCGCTCCCGGTaccgctcccgccccgccgcaccgctcccggtgccgctcccCTCCCTTGGGcgccgctcccggtgccgctcccgTGCCATCGGCtccgctcccggtgccgctcccACCCTGCCGCACCGCTCCCGGTGCAGCTCCCGTGCCACCGACGCGCTCCCGTCGCGCCGCTCCGGTCCTGTCCGTGCCGGTCCctcggtgccggtgccggtcccgCCCCGTCCGTGCCGCTCCCGGTGTCCCGTCCCGGCCGGTGGGCGCGGATGGCGGTGCGCGGcccgtggctgctgctggccgtGGTTCTGTGCGCGGCCGCCGAGCCGCGCTGCCCGTCGTGCCCGGCGGGCTCCGAGCGGcggctgctggaggaggtggccaagaagcagctgctggaaaagctccGGCTCCGCGATCGCCCGCGGCTCGCCCACGCCGTGCCCCGCGCCGCCGTGGCCCGCGCCCTGCGGCGGCTGCAGGCGGGAGGCGCCCAGCGGAGCGCCGGTGTTACcggagaggaggaagaggagcagggctACGAGATCATCAGTTTCGCCGAGACAGGTGGGTGCGAGACCCCCGTGGGCGACCACGCCGTCCCCGACGGCGAGGGGTCCGTGTCCTGCgccctggggacccccaggGACGGGGAGCCCCGCGGGGTGCGGGGACCCGGAGCCACTCGGGGGTCACCGCATCTGCATCGGTGACATCGCGGTGCCGGGAGGGGGGGGTGgaccctccctgctcctgcctgttgGGACCCTGCACCCGAGGGGTTGTGATGCcggtcccctgtccccccaaaACACGAGGGTCCCCCCAAAACGCGAGGGTCCCCAGGgtgcctggagctcctggatagttggagctgggagctgcagggttaGCTTGGGAGGCTGGGAACATTTTCCAGGGCCAGGTAAGAGCAGGCTCCTCTTGTGCACTCCTGCCAGGCAGCGTGGGGCAGCCCCTCATTCCCGAGGCTGCATTCCCAGGGAATTGTGGAGGACGGAGGGAGCTGGACTCTCTGTATGGGCGGGGAGCATCCCTCAGCCCTCATCTCCTCATCCCTTTCTCCCCTCAGATCTCACATCCCCCTCCAGTTTGGGGCTGCAGTTCCAGTTCAGCCAGGCGCAGGACCAGGACATTCGCATCCTGCAGGCGCAGCTCTGGCTCTACCTGCGAGCGCCCCGGGCCAGCCTCACCCTGAGGATCTTCCTGGCCGGTGAAAACGCCGCCGCGGCCGGGGACAACCGCACGCTGCTGGCGGAGAGGCGGCTGAGCACGGTGGGCAGCGGCTGGCgctccttccccctcctgccGGCCCCGCAGAGCTTCCTGAGCGGGCAGAGCCGGAGCCTGCGCCTGGAACTGGAGAGCggcggggacagcagggatgtcACGGCTCAGGTCAACGCCAGCCGGTCCCATCAGCCTTTCCTGGTGGCCAAGGTGAAGGTGAAGGAGCCCGAACACCGCGTGGCCAAGCGCAGCCTCCGCTGCAGCCAGAACTCCAACCTGTGCTGCCGCAAGGATTACTACGTGGACTTCCGTGACATCGGTTGGAACGACTGGATCATCAAGCCCGAGGGCTACCAAATAAATTACTGCGTGGGCCAGTGCCCTCTGCACGtggcaggcagccctggcatGGCCTCGTCCTTCCACACAGCCGTCTTCAACCTGGTCAAAGCCAACAACATCCAGGCCTCGGGGCATTCCTGCTGCGTGCCCACGCGGCGCCGGCCGCTCTCCATCCTCTACTTCGATCGCGACAGCAATATTGTCAAGACTGACATTCCTGACATGATTGTTGATGCTTGTGGCTGTAGTTaaggctgggggagctgtgctgggacagctctCCCTTCTCCGGGACCGTCCCTGTGGTGGAGGGGGTGAGAGCTGGAGAGCTCNNNNNNNNNNNNNNNNNNNNNNNNNNNNNNNNNNNNNNNNNNNNNNNNNNNNNNNNNNNNNNNNNNNNNNNNNNNNNNNNNNNNNNNNNNNNNNNNNNNNNNNNNNNNNNNNNNNNNNNNNNNNNNNNNNNNNNNNNNNNNNNNNNNNNNNNNNNNNNNNNNNNNNNNNNNNNNNNNNNNNNNNNNNNNNNNNNNNNNNNcctttttctttttttttcccttttttccttctttttcctttttccttgccACAACCCAGTGACCCCATCACAGACAGAGGGGCTGGTGGGTGACGGGGAGtgcctgcaggatttggggtgggatGCTCCAGGAGTGGAGGGCGATGCCCCCTTCCCATCCCGCCGAGATCCCACACTCTGCCCCGGGCCCCGTTGCACAATCGCCCGCTCAAAGCTCAGTTTGGGGCTCTTTTATCTGGGGACAAACCTCCCTGatttcccagctcagccctgccagcgACCAAAGGGCAGCTTTCATCAGCCAGCACAGCGGGCAACCCCCGGGGCACCGCGGCCACCGCCGAGCTCCCAAAATATCCCAAAATATCGTGGGCAAAAGCCAACGGCCCCTGCAGGGTGCCTGAACCTCCTGGGcgctgccacagccccagtcCGTGTCCTGGGGGCACGTGCTGGTGTGCACACGCTGGGAGCTGGATCTCCAGGAAGCACATGGGGATGTGTTTGGTGTCTTCAGAGCCACCCTGTTCCCTTCCCAAATCAGCCCTCTGGTATGGAATGCTGCCACGAGGAGCATCCCACCGAAATGGCAAAAATGAGTTTTCTGTTGCCAGCGAGGGaagttttcctgtgttttccccGTGGCAGTGAGCGTGTTCCCCGTGTGGAGGGGGTGTCACacggaaagaaccacacgaggacacgctggtgagcgaagaaggaaaaaagggccgagtttatttacaaaactcagttttatacatttcttatggggctcgtggattggaggatggaattccacttGTCAATTTATATTGGTCAAGCTAACTGTTAATCACTCTTTTCTTCCCACCTAGAAATAGGTAAACAAATGAAAGACAGTCAGAAAACACGGCCAGTGTTTATAGCAGAAAGTGTGATAAgctgaaatttctgactccaatacgaagaacattacagaaaagtcttcaaaaccagggtgacaagGGGGCTGTCCCTTGTGCTGACTCACTGACACACTGACACGCTGCCCCCACACCCCGAGGTGCTGAGCTGGCCGTGGTGGCACCGGTAAATCCCTAATCTGGGGGATCATCCcgccctgctctgagctgctttgACTTTCCCAAAGAGGAGACCGGGATTATTCCTGAGGTGGGGGATGTGGCGGGGTCGGGGTGTGGTGGTtgagagctgctcccaggggtgccTGGTCACACCCAGGGGACGGGAGCTGGTGACAAAGGGACCTGgggcaggcaggtgaggaggaagggggTGGGCTCGGGGCAAGTCCCCGGAGCCCAGGAGCTGATCCAGGGTCACACTCATGGCAGGGGTAAAGCTGCTGAGCCGCTTAAGGTTGTTACAAAACGGGGATGGAGGGCAGTGCCTCACCTGTGCCACCCCCTCACCTGTGCCACTGCCTCACCTGTGCCACCCCCTCACCTGTGCCACCCCCTCACCTGTGCCAACCTCCTCACCTGTGCCCACCCCCTCACCTGTGCCATCCCCTCACCTGCACCACCCACTCACCTGTGCCACCCCTTCATCTGTGCCACCCACTCATCTGTGCCACCCCCTCACCTGTGCCCACCCCCTCACCTGTGCCCACTCCCTCACCTGTGCCATCCCCTCACCTGCGCCACCCACTCACCTGTGCCCACCCACTCACCTGTGCCCACCCCCTCACCTGTGCCACTGCCTCACCTGTGCCACCCCCTCACCTGTGCCCACCCACTCACCTGTGCCACCCCTTCATCTGTGCCCACCCCCTTACCTGTGCCCACCCCCTTACCTGTACCACCCACTCACCTGTGTGCCCACTCCCTCACCTGCACCACCCCCTCACCTGTGCCACCCACTCACCTGTGCCCACCCCCTCACCTGTGCCACCCCCTCACCTGTGCCCACCCCCCTCACCTGTGCCCACCCACTCACCTGTGCCACCCCTTCATCTGTGCCACCCCCCTCACCTGTGCCCACCCCCTTACCTGTACCACCCACTCACCTGTGTGCCCACTCCCTCACCTGTGCCACCCCCTCACCTGTGCCCACCCACTCACCTGTGCCCACCCCCTTACCTGTGCCACCCCCTCACCTGTGCCCACCCCCTTACCTGTGCCACCCACTCACCTGTGTGCCCACTCCCTCACCTGTGCCACCACCCCTCACCTGTGTGCACCCACTCACCTGTGCCACCCCCTCACCTGTGTGCACCCACTCACCTGTGCCACCCCCTCACCTGTACCCACCCCCTCACCTGTGCCACCCACTCATCTGTGTCCACCCTCTCACCTGAACCACCCCCTCACCTGTGCCCACACCCCTCACCTGTGCCACCCCCTCACCTGTGCCCACCCCTCGGCCCTGCCTCTGTGGTGGGACTCGAGCCCTGACGGGGTCTGGGggccccccaggaccccccctGGCTGCTtccccctcctgccaggggaAGGGGTGACCCCTCAGGTGTTGTCCTGTCCCCTGGGGGCTCCCCGGGGAGCAGAGACCCCTCCTCACCCCCGCTGTGGTGaggggggcagcagggaaggagccgATCTCagatgaggatgatgaggagggaaactgaggcagggaatggattgtgctgggagctgaggggtTCTGGAATCGTCACCGCGCCCCTcgtgctgcccctctgccccgggggtcccggggctgTGACACCGCGATATGAAGCCACCCCCGGTGCcaccaggggacaggggacaggatTATACCGGGGACAGCAGGGTTCCCGGCGGGGTAATCCCGGTAAGCGGCTCCGGGCTCAgcgggagcgcggccccggcgcctCCGGGGCTCGCCCCGGTCACCGGGAGCGCACCGGGCGCCACCAGGGGGCGCTGCCCGTCCGTGAGCCCTCCGGTCCAGCCGCGACCCCCGCACGGGACCGGCCGGGACCCCCGGGATGTGTCCCACGAGTGGGCGTGGGGTGGAGGGTGTGACACCCCTCGGGTGTCCCGTGGGAGTGAGTGCTGCGTTCCCCGCGTGTGCAGGACAAAACGGGCGATAtttaattcaaataaataattataattttcgAGTCGGGGTTGGGGTTAGGGGTTAGGAGTGGGAGTGTGACCCCGCGTGTGCGTGGGCTGTGTCCCTCCAAGTGGGGCGTGGGATGTTCCACCCACGGCGGGTGCGAGGTCTTTGGCCCCTGAGTGGGTGTGGGATCGTTGTTATCGCCCCTGCGTGCACACGGGCTGTGCCTCCTGCGTGTGCGTGTCCGTGGGCTGCGGGGTGTTCTCCCCCGCGCGTCCGTGGGCTCTGCCACCCGCGTGTGTTTGCGTGcgggctgtgtcccctgcctgtGCGTGTAAACCACCCGTGGCCCCCGCGTGTGCGTGGGCTGGAGGCTGTGACCCCGCCGGTGGGCGGGCTGTGCTCCCCGGGTGCGTGTGCTGGGTGTCCCCGCGTGTGCGTGGGGCGGTGGCCGCGTCACCCACGTGTCCGTGTGCGTGGGCTGTGCCCACCGCGTTGTGCGTGTAACCGGGCTGTGCCCCTGGCTGCCGCCTGGGCTGGTGGCTGTGCCCCCCACGCGTGTCCGTGGGCTGTTCCCCCTGTGCGTGGCCCGGAGGATGTCACCCCCACGAGCGCGTGGGCTGTGTCCCATGGGGGGTTGTTCCCACTCTTGCACACACGCGTGCACCGTGTGCGCTCTCACATGTGCACGCGTGATCCCTCACACGAGTGGGCACCGCCGCGCGTGCACGGG
Protein-coding regions in this window:
- the LOC134565524 gene encoding inhibin beta C chain-like → MAVRGPWLLLAVVLCAAAEPRCPSCPAGSERRLLEEVAKKQLLEKLRLRDRPRLAHAVPRAAVARALRRLQAGGAQRSAGVTGEEEEEQGYEIISFAETDLTSPSSLGLQFQFSQAQDQDIRILQAQLWLYLRAPRASLTLRIFLAGENAAAAGDNRTLLAERRLSTVGSGWRSFPLLPAPQSFLSGQSRSLRLELESGGDSRDVTAQVNASRSHQPFLVAKVKVKEPEHRVAKRSLRCSQNSNLCCRKDYYVDFRDIGWNDWIIKPEGYQINYCVGQCPLHVAGSPGMASSFHTAVFNLVKANNIQASGHSCCVPTRRRPLSILYFDRDSNIVKTDIPDMIVDACGCS